The Methanoregula boonei 6A8 genome has a window encoding:
- a CDS encoding glutamate--tRNA ligase → MAGDEIKAALFLCALQNAVRHGGVPQAGAVIGMVMGAHPELRKQAKEVSAAAKDAIADVAALSPEERVTKLQSLSPEMFAALHEKHEKKKVLPDLEGAEHGVVMRFAPNPSGPLHIGHARAAALNDAYVKQYGGRYILRIEDTDPKRVDPEAYDMVKEDIAWMGLGITETVTQSERFPIYYDLCKQLIERGGAYVCTCENEHFKALKDAKKACPCRDQPVETALLLWEKMLNGGFKEGEASVRVKTDLLNPDPAMRDYPIFRILDAPLHPKIGDARVYPLMNFSVVADDHLLGVTHVIRGKDHIANTRRQRYIYDHFGWKVPVYRHYGRMGIEGVVLSTSQMHAGIDEGKYTGWDDIHLGTLRALARRGISPDAVKNAMIAIGIGDVDISFSWDNLYAENKKIVDPVANRYFFVPDPLEAKIAGASAHTAHAMLHPGHEEKGTRTLEFTGTVLIPRAEIFSVIVSSLNDISQGGDYESPQAKISSENVSPITSINEKKESVHSDNLPKLEGSLSSSLNDRKLVPRKYEPKREITMLRLKDLFNVNITWDGETPSFSYGGDSLADARAAKARIIQWLPAQSFVPCTLLTQDGEMKGACEPAVTTEVGKVVQFERIAFARIDAVTESGVRAYFTHT, encoded by the coding sequence ATGGCCGGGGACGAGATAAAGGCCGCGCTTTTCCTGTGTGCACTCCAGAACGCGGTCAGGCACGGTGGCGTACCGCAGGCCGGGGCGGTTATCGGTATGGTGATGGGTGCACATCCCGAACTGCGCAAACAGGCAAAGGAAGTATCCGCAGCGGCAAAAGACGCGATCGCGGATGTCGCGGCCCTCTCTCCCGAAGAGCGGGTGACAAAACTCCAGTCTCTCTCTCCGGAAATGTTTGCCGCACTTCACGAGAAGCACGAGAAGAAAAAGGTACTCCCCGATCTTGAAGGCGCAGAACACGGCGTGGTCATGCGGTTTGCTCCCAACCCCTCCGGTCCGCTCCATATCGGCCATGCCCGGGCAGCGGCGCTCAATGACGCCTACGTGAAGCAGTACGGCGGCCGGTACATCCTCCGCATCGAAGACACGGACCCCAAGCGCGTTGACCCCGAAGCCTACGATATGGTAAAGGAGGATATCGCGTGGATGGGTCTTGGGATCACCGAGACGGTCACCCAGAGCGAGCGCTTCCCCATCTATTACGATCTCTGCAAACAGCTCATTGAACGGGGCGGGGCGTATGTCTGCACCTGCGAGAACGAGCATTTCAAGGCGCTAAAAGATGCGAAAAAGGCCTGCCCCTGCCGCGACCAGCCGGTTGAGACGGCGCTTTTGCTCTGGGAAAAGATGCTGAATGGTGGATTTAAGGAGGGCGAAGCCTCGGTCCGGGTCAAGACGGATCTTTTGAACCCCGACCCGGCAATGCGGGACTACCCGATCTTCCGGATCCTTGATGCCCCGCTCCACCCCAAAATCGGGGACGCCCGGGTCTACCCGCTGATGAACTTCTCGGTTGTTGCCGACGACCACCTGCTCGGTGTGACGCACGTGATCCGGGGAAAAGACCACATCGCAAACACAAGACGCCAGCGCTACATCTACGACCATTTTGGCTGGAAAGTCCCGGTGTACCGGCACTATGGCCGGATGGGTATCGAGGGCGTGGTGCTCTCGACCTCTCAGATGCATGCGGGGATCGATGAAGGGAAGTATACCGGCTGGGACGACATCCACCTTGGTACGCTCCGTGCCCTTGCCCGGCGGGGTATCAGCCCCGATGCCGTCAAGAATGCGATGATCGCTATTGGGATCGGCGACGTGGATATCTCGTTTTCGTGGGACAACCTGTACGCAGAGAACAAAAAAATCGTTGACCCGGTGGCAAACCGGTACTTCTTTGTCCCGGACCCGCTTGAGGCAAAGATCGCGGGGGCATCGGCCCACACAGCCCACGCCATGCTCCACCCGGGGCACGAAGAGAAAGGAACACGTACCCTTGAATTTACCGGTACCGTCCTCATCCCGCGTGCCGAAATATTTTCTGTGATTGTTTCCTCGCTCAATGACATCTCCCAAGGAGGCGACTATGAGTCACCTCAAGCCAAAATATCTTCTGAAAATGTTTCGCCGATCACTTCAATAAATGAGAAAAAGGAATCAGTTCACTCTGACAACCTACCAAAACTTGAAGGTTCATTATCATCTTCGTTAAACGATAGAAAATTAGTTCCTCGCAAGTACGAACCAAAACGCGAGATAACGATGTTACGGTTAAAAGACCTCTTCAACGTGAATATTACATGGGATGGCGAGACGCCCTCATTCTCGTATGGCGGGGACTCGCTAGCCGATGCCCGTGCTGCAAAGGCCCGGATCATCCAGTGGCTGCCGGCACAGTCTTTTGTACCCTGCACCCTCCTCACGCAGGATGGGGAAATGAAGGGCGCCTGCGAACCCGCAGTAACAACCGAGGTCGGGAAGGTTGTGCAGTTCGAACGGATTGCCTTTGCACGAATCGATGCCGTGACAGAGAGCGGTGTCCGGGCCTACTTTACCCACACCTGA
- a CDS encoding polyprenyl synthetase family protein yields the protein MSDLSAYLKSVAQQIDGMIEKNFTHAGGELDRASAHLLSAGGKRLRPAVVMLSADAIRHGSSKDVMPAALALEVTHTFTLIHDDIMDGDSLRRGVPTVHTKWDMPTGILAGDVLYARAFEFICQSKADEGPKVQAVALLARACADICEGQHQDMSFEHRADVTEEEYMAMVAKKTGVLYAAAAAIGGTLAGGNPEQIRALYQFGLNTGIAFQIQDDLIDLLTPTEKSGKDQGSDLREGKQTLVMIIARQKGVDLLKYRHELSPADIKAAIQELTDAGVIDAVKKKAADLVADSNRLLMVLPPTKERQLIMDVGEFFVTRSF from the coding sequence ATGTCCGACCTATCCGCCTACTTAAAATCGGTTGCACAGCAGATCGATGGCATGATCGAGAAGAACTTCACTCATGCCGGTGGGGAGCTCGACCGGGCATCGGCCCACCTCCTTTCCGCGGGGGGAAAGAGGCTGCGCCCGGCAGTTGTCATGCTCTCGGCAGATGCCATCCGGCACGGCAGTTCAAAGGATGTCATGCCGGCGGCACTGGCGCTCGAAGTTACCCACACCTTCACCCTGATCCATGACGATATCATGGACGGGGACTCGCTCCGGCGGGGGGTGCCCACGGTCCACACCAAGTGGGACATGCCCACCGGCATCCTTGCCGGGGATGTCCTGTACGCCCGGGCCTTCGAGTTCATCTGCCAGTCAAAGGCGGACGAAGGCCCCAAGGTACAGGCGGTTGCCCTGCTTGCCCGCGCCTGCGCCGATATCTGCGAAGGCCAGCACCAGGACATGTCCTTTGAGCACCGGGCCGATGTGACCGAGGAGGAATACATGGCAATGGTTGCAAAAAAGACCGGCGTGCTCTACGCGGCAGCGGCAGCCATCGGCGGTACCCTTGCGGGAGGAAACCCGGAGCAGATCAGGGCCCTGTACCAGTTCGGGCTCAACACCGGCATCGCGTTCCAGATTCAGGACGACCTCATCGACCTTCTCACCCCCACGGAGAAGAGCGGCAAGGATCAGGGCTCCGATCTCCGCGAGGGCAAGCAGACGTTGGTTATGATCATCGCCCGGCAAAAAGGCGTGGATCTCCTGAAATACCGGCACGAGCTTTCACCGGCCGATATTAAGGCCGCAATACAGGAACTGACCGATGCGGGCGTTATCGATGCAGTCAAAAAGAAGGCGGCGGATCTTGTGGCGGACAGCAACCGGCTGCTTATGGTGCTCCCCCCGACAAAGGAACGCCAGCTCATCATGGACGTCGGCGAATTCTTTGTGACCCGGAGCTTCTAG
- a CDS encoding RNase J family beta-CASP ribonuclease, producing the protein MDIEIIAVGGYDEVGRNMTAVRCGKEIVIFDMGLRLDQVMIHEDAELENMHSLDLIKIGAIPDDTMMNSVEGTVKAIVCSHGHLDHIGAIPKLAHRYNAPIIAAPYATELIRQQISGEQKFGVNNKLFALKPGQRYTISQHLVLEFVRAQHSIIDTVTPVLHTPHGAIVYACDFKLDRTPVIGEPPDFARLRQIGKEGVLALIVESTYVDRPGRCPSERIARDLVRDVITSYEDDKSSLIVSTFSSHIARVKTIAECAHEIGRKPVLLGRSMEKYAVTAEQMKMVSLPQDTGIFGNRRTVDRTLRRIMKEGKGKFLPIITGHQGEPGSILTRLALGDTPYQITKGDKILFSANVIPNPMNFGQRYMVEAHLKMAGARLFPDLHVSGHAYREDHYEFVSLLNPQHIIPAHGNIRMTGSYAEFTKDLGYVLGNDVHIMSNGQRLKLN; encoded by the coding sequence ATGGATATAGAAATTATTGCAGTGGGCGGATACGACGAGGTCGGGCGGAATATGACCGCCGTCCGCTGCGGCAAAGAGATTGTCATTTTTGACATGGGGCTCCGCTTGGACCAGGTCATGATCCACGAGGATGCGGAGCTTGAGAATATGCACTCCCTGGATCTGATCAAGATCGGGGCGATACCAGACGACACCATGATGAACTCGGTTGAAGGGACCGTAAAAGCGATTGTCTGTTCCCACGGGCACCTCGACCACATTGGGGCGATCCCGAAGCTTGCGCACAGGTACAATGCGCCTATCATCGCCGCGCCGTATGCGACGGAACTGATCCGGCAGCAGATCTCCGGTGAACAGAAGTTCGGGGTTAACAACAAGCTCTTCGCACTCAAACCCGGGCAGCGGTACACGATCTCGCAGCATCTTGTGCTCGAATTCGTACGGGCCCAGCACTCGATTATCGATACCGTGACACCGGTGCTCCACACCCCTCACGGTGCGATCGTCTATGCCTGCGATTTCAAACTTGACCGGACACCGGTCATCGGCGAACCCCCGGACTTTGCCCGGCTCCGCCAGATCGGAAAGGAAGGCGTGCTTGCCCTCATCGTAGAGAGCACGTATGTCGACCGGCCCGGCCGGTGCCCGAGCGAACGGATCGCACGCGACCTGGTGCGGGATGTCATTACCAGTTACGAGGACGACAAGAGCTCGTTAATTGTCTCTACGTTCTCCTCGCATATCGCACGTGTCAAGACCATTGCGGAGTGCGCACACGAGATCGGGAGAAAACCGGTGCTTCTGGGCCGTTCCATGGAAAAGTACGCGGTCACTGCCGAACAGATGAAGATGGTCTCGCTCCCGCAGGATACGGGTATCTTCGGGAACCGCAGGACGGTAGACCGGACCCTGCGCCGGATAATGAAGGAAGGCAAGGGCAAGTTCCTCCCCATCATCACCGGCCATCAGGGGGAACCGGGCTCTATCCTGACCCGGCTTGCCCTCGGGGATACGCCGTATCAGATCACCAAGGGCGACAAGATCCTCTTCTCGGCAAACGTGATCCCTAACCCCATGAATTTCGGGCAGCGGTACATGGTCGAGGCGCACTTAAAGATGGCCGGCGCCCGGCTCTTCCCTGACCTTCACGTGAGTGGTCACGCGTACCGTGAGGACCACTACGAGTTTGTCAGCCTCTTAAACCCGCAGCACATCATCCCGGCCCACGGGAACATAAGGATGACCGGCTCGTATGCGGAGTTCACCAAGGATCTTGGCTATGTGTTGGGCAATGACGTCCATATCATGTCAAACGGCCAGCGGCTCAAACTGAACTAG
- the fni gene encoding type 2 isopentenyl-diphosphate Delta-isomerase codes for MAYNKKRFTSSRKLDHLRICAEEEVESGDAGFGDVRLVHHALPECDMRSIDLSTRFLGHTLSSPLFVSAMTGGHPGTKDANARLARIAERFGLGMGVGSQRAALENPALADTFSVVRDEAPHAFLVANLGAVQLREHGAAWAGQAIEMIGANAIAIHLNFLQEAIQPEGDLSATGCIAAIADLCAETKIPVIVKETGCGISREVARLCWSAGAAAIDIGGWGGTSWAAVESFRADRKDAQGRALKTLGEDFAGWGIPTVVSLAEVAGTGSPVIASGGIRSGIDMAKCLALGADLCGMALPLLKPALESDEALAARVETIHRELVASMFLCGAARIRDMRRARLFITGRTRQMMDDGNPA; via the coding sequence ATGGCCTATAATAAGAAACGGTTCACATCGTCGCGCAAGCTCGACCACCTGCGCATCTGCGCAGAAGAGGAGGTCGAATCGGGCGATGCTGGTTTTGGCGATGTCAGGCTCGTTCACCATGCGCTGCCGGAATGCGACATGCGTTCCATCGATCTGTCTACCCGGTTTCTGGGCCACACCCTCTCCTCTCCGCTCTTTGTCTCGGCCATGACCGGTGGCCATCCCGGGACAAAAGATGCAAATGCGCGACTTGCCCGGATTGCCGAGCGCTTCGGCCTTGGCATGGGCGTGGGCTCCCAGCGGGCGGCTCTCGAAAATCCCGCCCTTGCAGATACCTTCTCGGTGGTCCGCGATGAGGCTCCCCATGCGTTTCTCGTGGCAAACCTTGGCGCTGTGCAGCTCCGCGAGCACGGGGCGGCATGGGCCGGGCAGGCCATTGAGATGATCGGCGCAAACGCGATCGCGATCCATCTCAACTTCCTCCAGGAGGCTATCCAGCCGGAGGGCGATCTCAGCGCAACCGGCTGCATAGCCGCGATTGCCGACCTCTGTGCGGAGACGAAGATCCCGGTGATTGTAAAAGAGACCGGGTGCGGGATCTCGCGGGAGGTCGCCCGATTGTGCTGGAGCGCGGGGGCGGCGGCGATCGATATCGGCGGCTGGGGCGGGACATCCTGGGCGGCAGTTGAGAGCTTCCGGGCGGACCGGAAGGATGCACAGGGCCGGGCCCTCAAAACCCTGGGCGAGGATTTTGCCGGCTGGGGCATTCCCACGGTGGTAAGCCTTGCCGAGGTGGCAGGAACCGGCAGCCCGGTGATCGCGTCGGGGGGTATCCGGAGTGGCATCGACATGGCAAAGTGCCTGGCCCTCGGGGCAGATCTCTGCGGTATGGCACTCCCGCTCTTAAAACCGGCACTGGAAAGTGACGAAGCACTTGCCGCGAGAGTCGAAACGATACATCGCGAACTGGTGGCCTCGATGTTCCTGTGCGGCGCCGCACGGATCCGGGACATGCGCCGGGCACGGCTCTTTATTACGGGCAGGACACGGCAGATGATGGATGATGGTAATCCTGCGTAA
- a CDS encoding isopentenyl phosphate kinase: MSERIILKLGGSVITDKGADCQVNKAALADVAAAIAGAPAAQIVVVHGAGSCGHPEARKYQLDRGATPGYTEGIGITHDAVSSLNTEVVAALRGAGIQALGVHPLHAGIADKGRLLTFETKNLETMLSLGMVPVIHGDVVMDLSRGACIVSGDQLVRYLAVALKCTRVGLATDVPGVLDGGRVVREITPQTVHTLQIGSSSHTDVTGGMKGKIDELLGLAAAGTESGIFSVSRLGDFLARKDHGGTTVREG; the protein is encoded by the coding sequence ATGTCTGAGCGCATCATCCTCAAGCTGGGCGGCAGCGTGATCACGGACAAGGGTGCCGACTGTCAGGTCAACAAGGCTGCGCTTGCCGACGTTGCGGCAGCCATTGCGGGGGCGCCCGCAGCGCAGATCGTCGTGGTCCACGGCGCCGGCTCCTGCGGGCACCCTGAGGCCCGGAAATACCAGCTGGATCGCGGTGCCACGCCCGGCTACACGGAAGGGATCGGGATTACGCACGACGCGGTCAGCTCACTGAACACGGAGGTTGTTGCAGCGCTTCGGGGCGCTGGCATACAGGCCCTCGGCGTCCACCCGCTTCATGCAGGTATCGCCGATAAAGGGCGGCTCCTTACGTTCGAGACAAAAAACCTGGAAACGATGCTCTCTCTTGGGATGGTTCCGGTGATCCACGGCGACGTGGTGATGGACCTTTCACGCGGAGCCTGCATTGTCTCGGGCGACCAGCTCGTGCGGTATCTCGCGGTTGCACTGAAGTGTACCCGCGTAGGGCTCGCCACCGATGTACCGGGAGTGCTGGATGGAGGGCGCGTGGTCCGGGAAATTACCCCGCAGACCGTGCACACCCTCCAGATCGGCAGCTCGTCACATACCGATGTAACCGGTGGAATGAAAGGGAAAATTGACGAACTGCTCGGGCTTGCTGCTGCAGGCACCGAGTCTGGTATCTTTTCGGTCTCGCGTCTTGGTGATTTCCTTGCAAGGAAGGACCATGGCGGGACCACCGTGAGAGAGGGATAA
- the mvk gene encoding mevalonate kinase produces MATWSAPGKVFLFGEHAVVYGKPGIAMAIKPRVFVTVRKSKRPARAKSPYIDGCFEAMGVVGSVYINSQIPSSSGLGSSAAVTVATLSAINDEFALNKSREDIANMAFEIEKTVQKGRASPTDTTVSTYGGIVLITGSSRRRLPPQNMHLVIGDSLVSHSTAKMVEQVAELKKTNPGIVDPILDAIEGVGLAAIHHLSNPKELGRYMNMNHALLEAMGVGHPQLSRLVLASRSAGAFGAKITGAGGGGCMVALCAKPVRHRVAQAIQSCDARAIVTGLDTEGARKEKNV; encoded by the coding sequence TTGGCAACGTGGAGTGCGCCGGGCAAGGTATTTCTGTTCGGCGAGCATGCAGTAGTGTACGGAAAGCCCGGCATTGCTATGGCTATCAAGCCCCGGGTCTTTGTGACAGTACGGAAATCCAAACGCCCGGCCCGGGCAAAATCTCCCTATATCGACGGATGTTTTGAGGCAATGGGCGTAGTCGGGAGCGTGTACATTAACTCCCAGATCCCCAGTTCATCAGGCCTGGGATCGTCTGCGGCGGTCACGGTCGCGACGCTATCGGCCATAAATGACGAGTTTGCCCTCAATAAAAGCAGGGAAGATATCGCAAACATGGCATTTGAGATCGAAAAGACGGTCCAGAAGGGACGGGCGAGCCCCACGGATACCACGGTCTCCACCTATGGAGGCATCGTGCTTATCACCGGCAGCTCCCGCAGGCGCCTTCCCCCCCAGAACATGCACCTGGTGATTGGCGATTCCCTTGTTTCGCACAGCACAGCAAAGATGGTAGAGCAGGTGGCAGAACTAAAGAAGACAAACCCCGGGATCGTGGACCCGATCCTGGACGCGATCGAGGGCGTGGGCCTTGCCGCTATCCACCATTTAAGCAACCCCAAGGAACTGGGACGATACATGAACATGAACCACGCGCTTCTCGAAGCTATGGGCGTCGGGCATCCGCAGCTCTCCCGGCTCGTGCTTGCCTCCCGGTCTGCCGGGGCATTCGGTGCAAAGATCACCGGGGCCGGTGGCGGGGGCTGCATGGTGGCTCTCTGCGCAAAGCCGGTCCGGCACCGGGTGGCGCAGGCAATCCAGTCCTGCGATGCACGGGCGATCGTGACCGGGCTCGATACCGAGGGAGCGCGGAAGGAGAAGAATGTCTGA
- the amrB gene encoding AmmeMemoRadiSam system protein B, whose amino-acid sequence MKTRSCAVCGMFYPRDSAHLTQILEGFFSRTAPGEPALGIVSPHAGYIYSGQIAAYAFSRIDPGFSGTFVVIGPSHHGYLTSASAIPWETPLGLVEIDAEFIDALDIPVDEPSHEEEHSIEVQLPFIRHRFPRARVVPIMMGEQDPAHAAAVAEKIVAAQRLTKKEIRVVASSDFSHYVPEAQAKTGDLYAIEPLARLDIKEFYRRIREKRVTACGYGPISAMVAVCQCMGAGRGELIRYATSGDVTNDRNQVVGYAAIAVM is encoded by the coding sequence ATGAAGACGCGTTCATGCGCCGTGTGTGGCATGTTCTATCCCCGGGACTCCGCCCACTTAACCCAGATTCTGGAAGGGTTTTTTTCCCGGACCGCTCCGGGCGAACCGGCTCTCGGGATTGTCAGCCCGCATGCCGGCTACATCTATTCCGGGCAGATTGCGGCGTACGCGTTTTCCCGTATAGATCCTGGGTTTTCCGGTACCTTTGTGGTGATCGGCCCATCCCATCACGGGTACCTGACCAGCGCTTCTGCAATCCCGTGGGAGACTCCTCTCGGACTTGTCGAGATCGATGCGGAATTTATTGATGCGCTCGACATTCCGGTCGATGAACCCTCCCACGAAGAGGAGCATTCGATTGAGGTGCAGCTGCCTTTTATCCGGCACCGGTTCCCCCGGGCACGGGTGGTCCCGATCATGATGGGGGAACAGGATCCTGCCCATGCGGCCGCGGTCGCGGAGAAGATCGTGGCAGCACAACGGCTGACAAAAAAGGAGATCCGGGTTGTTGCCTCAAGCGACTTCTCGCACTACGTGCCCGAAGCGCAGGCAAAGACCGGTGACCTGTACGCGATCGAGCCGCTTGCCCGGCTCGATATAAAGGAATTCTACCGGCGGATCCGGGAGAAACGTGTGACTGCCTGCGGGTACGGCCCGATCAGCGCAATGGTTGCTGTCTGCCAGTGCATGGGGGCAGGCAGGGGCGAGCTGATCCGGTACGCGACGAGCGGGGATGTAACCAACGACCGGAACCAGGTTGTAGGGTACGCGGCCATTGCGGTGATGTAG
- the rpsB gene encoding 30S ribosomal protein S2 encodes MTQVNEMEIELKEPLIPVEEYLAAGVHIGTQQKSEDMKKFIYRVRGDGLYILDIRETDARIKTVAKFLTQYEAPEILVVTSRQYGQYPAKKFADTIGAMSATGRFIPGLLTNPVLDGYIEPKVIVVTDPIGDAQVINEAVQCGIPVVALCDTNNMTKFVDLVIPTNNKGRKALSMIYFLLTREMLRIRGIATSLTQEDFETEI; translated from the coding sequence ATGACCCAAGTCAACGAGATGGAAATAGAATTAAAAGAACCGCTCATCCCTGTCGAGGAGTACCTGGCAGCCGGTGTCCACATCGGCACCCAGCAGAAAAGTGAGGACATGAAGAAGTTCATCTACCGCGTCCGCGGAGATGGGCTTTATATTCTGGACATCCGCGAGACAGATGCCCGGATCAAGACTGTTGCAAAGTTCTTAACCCAGTACGAGGCACCCGAGATCCTTGTTGTCACCTCCCGGCAGTATGGCCAGTACCCGGCCAAGAAGTTTGCCGATACCATCGGCGCGATGTCTGCCACCGGCCGGTTCATCCCGGGCCTCCTGACCAACCCTGTCCTTGACGGCTACATCGAGCCCAAGGTTATTGTCGTTACCGACCCGATTGGCGATGCCCAGGTTATCAACGAGGCCGTCCAGTGCGGCATCCCGGTCGTGGCGCTTTGCGACACCAATAACATGACCAAGTTCGTGGACCTTGTGATCCCCACCAACAACAAGGGCAGGAAGGCGCTCTCGATGATCTACTTCCTCCTCACCCGCGAGATGCTGCGCATCCGGGGTATTGCCACGAGCCTGACCCAGGAAGATTTCGAAACCGAGATCTAA